tgaaaccgggataatctccggcctgatgggccaatTGGCTCatatgcagactttaccttaccttataAACTTCGGCGCGTTTTTTTCTAACACTCTCCCTGTCCTCCTGCATTGGTAATCTGTCTCTTCTgtgattttaaagttacttGAAGAATCTTTTAGGTTTCTGACGGTTAGCTTATTGTAATTCAGTATTCCAATACGGTCTAAACcaagttttattttaaaaagcgATTATATCGGAACTTGCAATAAAGATAAAcataaagtaactttatttaacgtcggtagttccttcagctacgaggctggtatcaatgattgccgacggtgcgccctgtaccccctccctctgtcagtgctccgttttaaggggatttaaagctatagctacacggatcaggggaaagtcgaaacagacgtttcAGTCACCGAAGATCGAACCGAGGAACTCTTGCTCcaaaagccgcgcactagccaactgagccacgactgctcctacCTAGATACcctaatttaaaataaacatgtttTCGAGCAGTTTGGTTGGTCTAGATTAATTGGTCTAAAGAGCGGATATCACCACCTGGCCATTTTTTTCCGAATATGAACCTTTTGTTGGCTTCATTGCTGGATCATGCCCAAAGGAAAACTTAGAGTTCCACCTTCTATCTCTATTTTCGGCGTcgtatttttcagtttcattaaGTTATTCCGCCACTTTTATTATTGAAGTGGTGGAGATACCAGGGTATAGACAGTTTTGTTTACGTTGATGATAGTCTTGCATGACCTTAAGCGAACGGAGTCGgcgactaaaaaaaaatacgTAGTCATCAGGTCAGATTTCGCCACTCGCAGGCTTCTTAGTCAACGGGGATTGCTGCACAAGTCATTACCCGCTTTGGTGTTGTGAATGAAAGCACTTGACAGGAGGTAACGTTCCTGGAAAACTGATTGGAGAAATTAGGCTTTCGAATAATGGTGTCTACCAAGACCAGAATGGTTCAAGCAGCTTTTTCCTGTGAGACAAATTTGACAATTAGAGAGCAAAAAAAGTCTGAACAGAATAATAGAGCGCTTTGACAAAGAATTTATTGCACCGTAACGAAGTTCAGTAATAGTTGGAACACTGATGAAGTTGATAAGTTGAAGTTGGATGAATTTTACTGATTTTATCCCTTTAACTTCTCTCTGCTTGAAGCTCAGTGCATCCACTGATCTTACGATTCGTATCTACAGCGGAATACTCTGACATTTACAACCATGCAAGTGTCTTTAGAAGAAAAATGTAGCAATTAACCGCTAAACAAACGCGATATGATATAACTTTGCTGGGAACTAGGCAGGTGCATTATCTTACAAGATAAGGAAATTAGGAATTTTTATTCAACAACCAAGACAGGAAATTGATTTAGTGGATAACTGTGCTTGTAATACAAGAAGTGCACGGGCGGATctggggagggtgcagggggagCGCACCCTTCCCCTGACATGACCTACTGTTTTTTAATACAACTGCCATTctgccaaaaaaacaaaaaagacgtCACCAGTCGGCTACGTCATTCCTTAGTTgtgcaccccctcctaagaaaaattctggatccgcccctgacgTGATTGGCAACGTAAGTAGGTTCTTGAAAAAGCAAAACCCAACTTATGTACAACCTATAAGTGAATTGGTGATAGCTGTGAATACTTCGGAGAAATAAACGGATGAGTTAAACTTAATAGTTATGATCTACTAAGTTTATGATCACTTCCACTAGCAGCTAGAGAAAGAATTCAGAATAACTTTgaagaaattcaaatttcttttgaaagcTCATTTTGTTCAGTCATGAATTGGGTGTCGAAAAATCTACATTACTTGGCCTAAAAAAATGGTCGTCTGATTTAGCACCTTAAcgacttttttaaaaactaaGTGTCAGTACTTGCATTATTTAACCCACTTAGCCCTCTCATAGGCTTTTAAAGAGcaagttgttggttttcacaTACAGGTCGAATAATGTAATGAATAATGTGATTCATGGTACTTACTATACACGTCACAATTGTGTCACAAGTCTGCGAATTTCATGTATTACTTTTAGGGTCAGACTTGTGGCAAATGTGTACATTTTTGCTAATGATTGATAGTTTGAAAACGCTGTTTTATGACTGTCAGATGTAGCGGAAcaagcaatttaaaaaaatcttacaaagaaaacacaaatCGGGGAAATTGACCATAGGAAGGACCTGTTCCGTTGCCGATCTGTGCACTTTCCTTAAACGTAAACTGCACGCCAGACACGTCAACCAAAGAAAGGCCGTTGTATCCCTTGACAGAGGTGGGCCCGGAGATTTCTGCTTCGATTTGATAATCGGTGTTTTTCTTCACATCAAGTGGCGTGtctaaaaaaatttcaaacccAAAGTAAGGACCAAATTTGCATTCCATTTGCTGTGACCTAAAGCTATCCGTCTTGGTTTTAACAGTGGAATAGGTGTGAAGATCCTTGATCACTAAATTAACGTGATAGTCTTTGTTCATACGTCCAAATAAACACATTCCATGCAACTTGATGTTGTTATTCACGCTAAAAATAAGACTGTCCTTTCTTTTTTCGTAGCCGCTCCAAAGTTGACATTCTTGTACGTTGTTAAATCTATCACAAGCGCGAAACACAGGGGATAAACCTGACCGCTTTGTCTCTGGAAATCCTACTGGGGTGACTCCCAATCCTGAATTAAAGAACTTTACGAGGGTGATTACTTCGTCTGGAGTTAGGATTTTTGCATCAAGGACAATGGTTGCAAATTCGTGTTCTTTCATCAAGGGAAAGCGGATTTTTTTAACTACTGCTTCCCCAAGAATCCCTCTTTTTGCTTCACCATTCGCTTCTAAGCCTTTCTTTTTGCACTGCTTTGTCGCCCACAAGTGAACAGCTTTGAATAGGTCGATCTCTGTCAGGGTAAGAGTGTCTCTTGAGATGATTGCCTCAAGCAAGGAGTGTTGAATTGCCGCAAATCCATCAGACGTCACGACTCCTTCCGACTGTGTGTCGATCACTTTCCAACATCGATCTACCAAGGCTTTGTCGTCGTACTTCTCAGCCAATGGAAGGATGCTTAGGACATTTGATGggtttaaattattttgaacatattcgCTGCATTTATCAACCAGTGAAGGCACCATGTATTTCTTCGCCAAATAAAACACCTCCATAACATTGCTCCCGCTTAAATTCACTTCATCGCTGTACATGAAACGAAACAACTCCAACAAACTGTTGTATTCACAGTCAGGCAGTTCAATGGAGCCACTAGTTTCCGCTTGCTCACCGTAAAACATAGCTTCAAACACAGGACTACCAATCGACAGCACAAACTTGTGAGCTGGAATAACTTGCTTACTTTCACTTTCGTCATCGCTGTTAGATTTACGAACCACAAACTTCACATCGCTGAAAAGATCGTTGTTCAGCATAAACATGGTTCTTTCTCGAACTGTGGGCCTCTTTGTTTGCCAATTTTCTCTTGCAGACATCTTCGTTTAGATAGGCAATCTAGAAATGTTCACGATAATTTGCTTCTTAGTCCGTTGTGTCCGTCAAGCCGATGTGTGACGACCGTAGCGGAGTTTTCAGCTTATGAGACATACATCACACACTGCCTCTTACTGTGTGATGCATGAATGCTTCCTGATtcaattcttggtttttacatgacgtcgcaaaaactaaaattaagaATTTTTAGACCTTTCCTTCATCAGGTTAAaggtattttaaaaatatatctgctGGCCTGTTTTAAGCTTGATAGCAtgtcctccttttttttttaagaaataagGAAGTTTCAATTTTGGATTTTGTCACAATACGTGACATCTGGCGTCACACTATGCCTCTTGTTGTGATGCATGAATGCTTTCCGATAAAGAGTCCATTTATTGTTATGTGATCGATCTGCTGTGAGAAattctggtgtatttttttttctattttaatgccctaaataaCGATCGCTAAATTACcgatacaaacccttataaaatTTATGTAACGCAACAACGATACTCCGTGAGCTTGGGGTACATGGACGCAGCTGCCAGCTGGTAATATCATCGCTATATTCCGTTGTGCATCTCTCTGCTAagtggttttcgtgaagaataTTTGCATGACATTGATTCTgcgactccttcaatttgaccactgtctgttttgctgttatgtggccTCTTCGACCAGTAgcccattcagaagattacgccaagccgaccacattggtGACGGAAAGACCAGACAACAACACCGGGAACATCACGCCCGACTCTTTTCGGCAAGTGTCTGGGATCTTTTTAAACGT
Above is a window of Montipora capricornis isolate CH-2021 chromosome 6, ASM3666992v2, whole genome shotgun sequence DNA encoding:
- the LOC138050537 gene encoding BTB/POZ domain-containing protein 6-like, which produces MSARENWQTKRPTVRERTMFMLNNDLFSDVKFVVRKSNSDDESESKQVIPAHKFVLSIGSPVFEAMFYGEQAETSGSIELPDCEYNSLLELFRFMYSDEVNLSGSNVMEVFYLAKKYMVPSLVDKCSEYVQNNLNPSNVLSILPLAEKYDDKALVDRCWKVIDTQSEGVVTSDGFAAIQHSLLEAIISRDTLTLTEIDLFKAVHLWATKQCKKKGLEANGEAKRGILGEAVVKKIRFPLMKEHEFATIVLDAKILTPDEVITLVKFFNSGLGVTPVGFPETKRSGLSPVFRACDRFNNVQECQLWSGYEKRKDSLIFSVNNNIKLHGMCLFGRMNKDYHVNLVIKDLHTYSTVKTKTDSFRSQQMECKFGPYFGFEIFLDTPLDVKKNTDYQIEAEISGPTSVKGYNGLSLVDVSGVQFTFKESAQIGNGTGPSYGQFPRFVFSL